A stretch of the Aminipila terrae genome encodes the following:
- the pdxR gene encoding MocR-like pyridoxine biosynthesis transcription factor PdxR — protein sequence MIVIKSNVKEPIYLQIYDYFKSQIVKGELVEGNKIPSTRNLAESLGISRNTVEAAYQQLCAEGFLAGKAGSGYVVLPFDVNIYNDVSRKRIIPDNNPEKKTNEGHKENSIKYQFQYGKLNIKDFPMQAWKRAVNEALSSCDIECLGAYNDKFGEKGLRVEIMKYLLYSRGVRCQPEQIILTAGTLSALSIICQLYMNQCNEIALEEPCYNSAREAFKNHGMKTIPIPIEEDGISLTGLANCNAKLVYTTPSHQFPTGKVMGINKRVNLIKWADENDAYLIEDDYDSELRYNSRPIPSMQSLDRKGHVIYINTFSKAFAPGLRMSFIVLPDTLLEKYKRNFSRYNCQVSWTEQKAMQFFMQEGNWNRHLRKICTTNKRKHDILMSALHEYMNDRVIIHGNNAGLHILLEVNNGMNEQELINRAGETGVQVYPVSVYWENPEHYKNNMVLVGYSSLTVEEIEDGVRLLQSVWF from the coding sequence GTGATTGTAATTAAAAGTAATGTAAAAGAACCTATTTATTTACAGATCTATGATTATTTCAAATCACAGATAGTAAAGGGAGAACTTGTAGAAGGAAACAAAATTCCATCTACAAGAAATCTGGCGGAATCTCTGGGAATCAGCAGGAATACAGTAGAAGCCGCCTATCAGCAGCTCTGTGCGGAAGGTTTTTTAGCAGGGAAAGCCGGCAGTGGATATGTAGTGCTGCCTTTTGATGTAAACATTTATAATGATGTGTCCCGCAAACGGATAATACCAGATAACAATCCAGAAAAAAAGACTAATGAAGGACACAAAGAGAACAGCATAAAATATCAATTTCAGTATGGAAAATTAAATATTAAGGATTTTCCAATGCAGGCATGGAAAAGGGCTGTAAATGAAGCTCTAAGTTCCTGTGATATTGAATGCCTTGGGGCATATAATGATAAATTTGGCGAAAAAGGGCTACGGGTGGAAATTATGAAATATCTGCTTTATTCACGTGGAGTCCGGTGTCAGCCTGAGCAGATTATCCTGACAGCCGGCACTCTGTCAGCTTTAAGCATCATTTGTCAGCTGTATATGAATCAATGCAATGAAATAGCTTTGGAAGAGCCTTGCTATAACAGTGCCAGAGAGGCATTTAAAAATCATGGAATGAAAACAATACCAATTCCCATTGAGGAAGATGGTATCAGTTTAACAGGCCTGGCAAACTGCAATGCAAAGCTGGTCTATACCACTCCTTCTCATCAATTCCCCACAGGTAAAGTCATGGGAATTAATAAGAGGGTTAATTTAATTAAATGGGCTGATGAAAATGATGCATATTTAATTGAAGATGACTATGATAGTGAGCTCAGGTATAACAGCAGACCCATACCCTCCATGCAGTCACTGGACCGTAAGGGACATGTGATTTATATTAATACTTTTTCCAAGGCATTTGCCCCCGGGCTTAGAATGAGTTTTATAGTTTTGCCAGACACTCTGCTTGAAAAATATAAAAGGAATTTTTCAAGATACAATTGCCAGGTTTCATGGACGGAGCAGAAAGCCATGCAGTTTTTTATGCAGGAGGGAAACTGGAACAGACATTTAAGAAAAATCTGCACAACGAACAAAAGAAAGCATGATATACTGATGAGTGCTCTTCATGAGTATATGAATGACCGGGTAATCATTCACGGGAACAATGCAGGATTGCACATTTTACTTGAGGTGAACAATGGCATGAATGAGCAGGAATTGATAAACAGAGCAGGAGAAACAGGAGTACAAGTATATCCGGTTTCTGTTTATTGGGAAAACCCAGAGCATTATAAGAATAATATGGTGTTAGTTGGTTATAGCAGTCTTACTGTGGAAGAAATTGAAGATGGAGTACGGCTTCTTCAGTCCGTCTGGTTTTGA
- a CDS encoding DUF1540 domain-containing protein, with protein sequence MPALQCKVNPCSYNSKGQCCRPSIHVNGETAHVSSDTACQSFAERTQNQMISGVQYDSPNHSLSIDCDAQRCIYNQNEKCSADSVCISYGYTGTECSSFEQNHGR encoded by the coding sequence ATGCCTGCACTACAATGTAAAGTTAATCCATGTTCTTACAATAGCAAGGGGCAATGCTGCAGACCTTCTATTCATGTAAACGGAGAAACTGCTCATGTCAGTTCTGACACTGCATGCCAGTCATTTGCAGAAAGGACACAAAATCAAATGATCAGTGGGGTCCAGTATGACTCTCCTAACCATTCATTAAGTATTGATTGTGATGCTCAAAGATGTATCTATAACCAGAATGAAAAGTGTTCTGCAGATTCTGTTTGCATCAGTTACGGTTATACTGGGACGGAATGTTCTTCTTTTGAACAAAACCATGGCAGATAG
- a CDS encoding HD domain-containing phosphohydrolase encodes MQLKSYFEEQSKAQLVKDSQNISDEIEMFLQKYIVIVDQAKNNPDFINIAKTVKDRNKKRENPLYNQVTKELKNISDMDKNIALSYIALPDTDDLITNDYNFDITSDYDLTKRQWYIDTLEEGKTTITAPYLDVVSGKMAITVGAPIVDKGKVLGTFALDIMIEDIDAMMRDYKIGKHGYAVLLYDNGHIIYHPDIDTVNPSKKVFIQDYLGHDLSKKLLSGKKGITSYTYQGQKKFIAYVPIANTNLIVLTVIPKSEVFLQLNKFLSRNLFILIGLVIAVGFILNFFKKYISSPVVKICREIDNYSHHNKSIALPPEYLLREDEIGILSNGLTYMIEKISNYLCEIESKNQELLDAKEEISIERSLFKTTIHSLGDGVISTDECGRISIMNKVAEDLTGWTVQEAKGQDFKKVFYIINELSGEQSECPVTRALKEGHVIQLADHTILIKRNGEKIAIEDSAAPIMDETGNITGAVIVFRDFTEKKQKQEQILYLSYHDHLTGLYNRRFFEKELYRLDQEKNMPFSIAMIDVNGLKLTNDAFGHSVGDELLKRVAKVLTAECNEDNIIARIGGDEFIILLPHTSHEEAEKQVKRIYKATAKERVKDIVISISIGFDTKLCMGTGIENTIIKAEEQMYMKKITESQSMRNKTIQAIFNTLNEKNERERIHSEKVSKISREIGEIMNLDEDTVNELETSGLMHDIGKIIISEDILNKPGKLTESEYREIKRHSECGYQILRSVDAYSPLAENVLYHHERWDGKGYPRGLRGRDIPLLARIITIADAYEAMTAKRPYKKPLTVEAAVNELVKNSGTQFDPQIVELFVKKILGYRELFTKRK; translated from the coding sequence ATACAGTTAAAAAGTTATTTTGAAGAACAAAGTAAAGCACAATTAGTTAAGGATTCCCAGAATATCTCGGATGAAATTGAGATGTTTCTGCAAAAATACATTGTAATCGTTGATCAGGCTAAAAACAATCCCGACTTTATAAATATTGCAAAGACGGTAAAAGATCGAAATAAAAAGAGGGAAAATCCTTTATATAATCAGGTCACAAAAGAACTTAAAAATATATCAGATATGGATAAAAATATTGCGCTATCTTATATTGCCTTACCTGATACGGACGATTTAATTACAAATGACTACAATTTTGACATAACATCAGATTATGACCTGACAAAGAGACAATGGTACATTGATACTCTTGAGGAAGGAAAAACAACCATAACTGCTCCTTATCTGGATGTGGTTTCCGGAAAAATGGCCATAACCGTAGGAGCACCTATAGTAGATAAGGGAAAGGTTTTAGGAACTTTTGCCTTAGACATTATGATAGAAGACATTGATGCAATGATGCGTGACTATAAAATAGGTAAGCACGGATATGCAGTACTCTTATATGATAATGGACATATTATTTATCATCCGGATATTGACACTGTAAATCCTTCAAAGAAAGTTTTTATACAGGATTATCTAGGACATGATTTGTCAAAAAAACTGCTTTCCGGAAAAAAAGGGATTACCAGTTATACATATCAGGGACAAAAAAAGTTTATTGCGTATGTACCAATTGCAAATACGAATCTGATAGTTTTAACTGTTATACCAAAATCCGAGGTATTTCTACAGTTGAATAAATTTTTAAGTAGAAATTTATTTATCTTGATAGGTCTGGTCATTGCAGTAGGATTTATTTTAAATTTTTTTAAAAAATATATATCTTCTCCTGTGGTTAAGATATGTCGAGAAATCGACAATTACAGTCATCATAACAAATCCATAGCATTGCCACCTGAATATCTATTAAGAGAAGATGAAATAGGGATTTTATCTAACGGTTTAACTTATATGATTGAGAAAATTTCAAATTATCTTTGTGAAATAGAATCAAAAAACCAAGAGCTATTAGATGCAAAGGAAGAAATAAGTATAGAGAGATCATTATTTAAAACCACCATTCATTCTTTGGGAGATGGAGTGATTTCAACAGATGAATGCGGCAGGATTAGCATTATGAACAAAGTGGCTGAAGATCTTACAGGATGGACAGTGCAGGAGGCAAAAGGGCAGGATTTTAAAAAAGTATTTTACATAATAAATGAATTGTCCGGCGAACAGAGTGAATGCCCCGTTACACGGGCACTTAAAGAGGGACATGTCATTCAACTGGCAGACCATACAATTTTAATTAAAAGAAATGGTGAAAAAATAGCCATTGAAGACAGTGCTGCTCCAATAATGGACGAAACCGGCAATATAACAGGAGCCGTTATTGTTTTCAGAGATTTTACAGAAAAAAAGCAAAAACAGGAACAAATTCTGTATTTAAGTTATCATGATCACTTGACAGGGCTATATAATAGAAGATTCTTTGAGAAAGAGCTGTATCGCTTGGATCAGGAAAAAAATATGCCTTTCTCTATTGCCATGATTGATGTGAATGGCCTTAAATTAACCAACGATGCCTTTGGGCACTCGGTGGGAGATGAACTTTTAAAAAGAGTTGCCAAAGTTTTAACAGCAGAATGCAATGAGGATAATATCATCGCCAGAATCGGTGGAGACGAGTTTATTATTCTGCTTCCACATACTTCTCATGAAGAGGCAGAAAAGCAGGTTAAACGAATCTACAAAGCCACAGCAAAAGAAAGAGTTAAAGATATTGTTATTTCTATTTCTATTGGATTTGATACAAAATTGTGTATGGGGACCGGCATAGAAAATACAATAATTAAGGCAGAAGAACAAATGTATATGAAAAAGATTACTGAAAGCCAGAGTATGCGCAATAAAACCATTCAGGCAATATTCAATACATTAAATGAAAAAAATGAAAGAGAAAGAATTCATTCAGAAAAAGTCAGTAAAATCAGCAGAGAAATCGGAGAGATAATGAACCTGGATGAAGATACTGTAAATGAGCTGGAAACATCAGGCTTAATGCATGATATCGGAAAAATAATCATTTCAGAAGATATTTTAAATAAACCGGGAAAACTTACGGAATCAGAATACCGGGAAATAAAAAGACACTCTGAATGTGGATATCAGATTTTAAGATCTGTAGATGCTTATTCCCCACTGGCAGAGAATGTGCTTTATCACCATGAACGATGGGATGGAAAAGGGTATCCAAGAGGTCTGAGAGGCAGGGATATCCCGTTACTGGCACGTATTATTACTATAGCTGACGCTTATGAAGCTATGACAGCCAAAAGGCCATATAAGAAACCGCTTACAGTTGAAGCTGCGGTAAATGAATTGGTTAAAAATTCAGGGACACAGTTTGATCCACAGATTGTAGAGCTGTTTGTAAAAAAAATTTTGGGATACAGAGAACTATTTACTAAGAGAAAATAA
- a CDS encoding ABC transporter ATP-binding protein: MNKEGQSVISIKDLKMSFGDKEVLRGINLEVESGQIIGYIGPNGAGKSTTVKILLGMLEGYQGQVKVFDNDISSKSIEYKKRIGYVPETAEMYDTLTAQEYLTFIGEIYGLDYEVVNKKAERLMSLFGIGDVYHSRITSFSKGMKQKVLIIASLLHNPDILFFDEPLSGLDANSVMIFKEIISELAAQGKTIFYSSHIMEVVEKISHRIILINGGQIVADGTFGELQKKSNEGSLENIFNQLTGFNQYKEIASDFISVLEEG; the protein is encoded by the coding sequence ATGAATAAAGAGGGCCAGTCCGTAATCTCCATTAAAGATTTAAAAATGAGTTTTGGGGATAAAGAGGTTTTGAGAGGGATTAATTTAGAGGTAGAAAGTGGACAGATTATTGGCTATATTGGGCCAAATGGAGCGGGAAAAAGTACTACCGTAAAAATCCTGTTAGGTATGCTGGAAGGGTATCAGGGTCAGGTGAAGGTATTTGACAATGACATATCTTCAAAAAGTATTGAGTATAAGAAAAGAATCGGGTATGTTCCTGAAACTGCAGAGATGTATGACACGCTTACTGCCCAGGAATATCTCACTTTTATAGGAGAAATATACGGTTTGGATTATGAGGTGGTTAATAAGAAGGCAGAGAGATTGATGTCCCTGTTTGGTATTGGGGATGTGTATCATTCCAGAATTACTTCTTTTTCCAAAGGAATGAAGCAAAAAGTACTAATTATCGCAAGTCTGCTTCATAACCCGGATATTTTGTTTTTTGATGAACCATTAAGTGGTCTGGATGCGAACAGTGTAATGATTTTTAAAGAAATCATTTCTGAACTGGCAGCTCAGGGAAAAACTATCTTTTATTCATCTCATATTATGGAAGTGGTAGAAAAAATCAGTCATCGGATTATTCTTATTAATGGAGGACAGATTGTAGCGGATGGTACATTTGGGGAACTACAGAAAAAAAGTAATGAAGGCTCCCTTGAAAATATATTTAATCAATTAACGGGATTTAATCAGTATAAGGAAATTGCGTCTGATTTTATATCTGTATTAGAAGAGGGATAA
- a CDS encoding ABC transporter permease: MIPSFPMFFKMNVVIGMIMFLVMTTMISDFSAVLLDVKEKNILLPRPVDGKTLNAAKLIHIVVYLFCITIAIAGGALIVGLIRYGILFFLMFLIEMVLICSFLILVTSIFYYAVISIFDGEKLKDIINYFQIALTVFMTLMYQFTGRIFSFSNMNISTSLHFWNFLLPSSWFAAPFMLITNKFDKNYLVLSLIGIIVPIITITLYVKVVATQFESNLQKMNSAGSSQCKSSKKDNFQRVLANVFCHHPLERVFFRFTLQMLDNERKLKLRIYPSLAFAVIFPFIFFFNLFSGEQSFSETLAEIANGKYYIYLYLSVAFLASLFPMISLSENYKGAWIYKALPVDDPVIVLKGAFKAFLLKYIVSVFLLISLIFMFVFGLKVLPGLFLIFLNLLIVMLVLFRFSKRELPFYKDFQYAQNGTNVNKVLSAFGLCALLAGIHYVALIISFGLMINIALSSLFIIFLWHRSFRFSWEDMERNI; the protein is encoded by the coding sequence ATGATTCCATCGTTTCCTATGTTCTTTAAAATGAATGTTGTTATTGGTATGATTATGTTTCTTGTTATGACAACCATGATTTCAGATTTTTCTGCTGTTCTTCTTGATGTTAAAGAAAAAAATATACTGCTTCCAAGACCTGTAGATGGAAAAACACTGAATGCTGCTAAACTAATTCATATTGTAGTATATCTTTTCTGTATAACCATAGCAATAGCGGGAGGCGCACTTATTGTAGGACTTATTCGGTATGGTATTTTATTTTTTCTTATGTTTTTAATTGAAATGGTCCTGATTTGCAGCTTTTTAATTTTAGTCACTTCCATTTTCTATTACGCAGTTATTTCAATATTTGACGGAGAAAAACTGAAAGACATTATTAATTATTTTCAGATAGCCTTAACGGTATTTATGACTTTAATGTATCAATTTACGGGACGGATATTTTCTTTTTCAAATATGAATATCAGCACTTCACTACATTTTTGGAATTTTTTATTACCTTCATCCTGGTTTGCAGCTCCATTTATGCTTATAACCAATAAGTTTGATAAAAATTATCTGGTTTTAAGTCTCATAGGCATTATTGTTCCTATTATAACCATTACTTTATATGTTAAAGTGGTTGCTACGCAATTTGAAAGTAACCTTCAGAAAATGAACAGTGCTGGCAGTTCTCAGTGTAAAAGTAGTAAGAAAGACAACTTTCAAAGAGTTCTTGCAAATGTTTTTTGCCATCATCCTCTTGAAAGAGTTTTTTTTAGATTTACACTCCAAATGCTGGATAATGAGCGGAAGTTGAAGTTAAGGATATATCCAAGTCTGGCTTTTGCAGTGATATTTCCCTTTATTTTCTTTTTTAATCTCTTTAGTGGAGAACAGTCATTTTCAGAGACACTTGCAGAGATTGCCAATGGAAAATACTATATTTATTTGTATTTATCTGTTGCATTTCTGGCATCATTATTTCCCATGATCAGTTTAAGCGAGAATTATAAAGGAGCCTGGATATATAAAGCCCTGCCAGTTGATGATCCTGTTATCGTTTTAAAAGGTGCATTTAAAGCATTTTTGCTTAAATATATAGTATCTGTCTTTTTACTTATAAGTTTAATATTTATGTTTGTGTTTGGGTTAAAAGTATTACCCGGACTGTTTTTAATCTTTTTAAATTTATTGATTGTCATGCTGGTACTTTTTCGTTTCTCTAAGAGAGAATTACCGTTTTATAAAGACTTTCAGTATGCACAGAATGGAACCAATGTAAATAAAGTCTTATCTGCATTCGGTTTATGTGCATTATTGGCAGGAATCCATTATGTAGCATTAATTATATCTTTCGGATTGATGATAAATATAGCTTTATCATCACTGTTTATTATTTTTCTGTGGCATCGCAGCTTTAGGTTTTCATGGGAAGACATGGAAAGAAACATATAA